The stretch of DNA ACCTTCTCGCCGAACGATCGGCTTTGATGTGGCCACGGAACGTACGCGTGAGCGCGAACTCGCCCAGCTTGTGACCGACCATCGACTCGCTGATGAAAACAGGGATGTGCTTGCGCCCGTCATGCACGGCGATCGTATGACCGACCATATCGGGGAAGATCGTCGAGGCCCGCGACCAGGTCTTGATCATCTTCTTCTGGCCGGCGTCGTTCATATCGACGATGCGCTTGATGAGGCGCTCGTCAACGAACGGACCCTTCTTAGCTGATCTGCTCAAAAGGTGCCTCCTGCCTTACCCACGCTTGCCACGCTTGCGGCCGCGGATGATGAGTTTGTCCGACTGCTTGTGATTGGCCCGCGTGCGGTAACCCAAAGTCGGCACGCCCCACGGAGTCACTGGGTGACGACCGGCGGTCGTCTTGCCCTCGCCGCCGCCGTGTGGATGGTCGACCGGGTTCATCGCCGTGCCGCGCACCGTGGGACGCACGCCACGCCAACGCGTACGGCCGGCCTTACCTCCATCGATATTGGAGTGATCCGAATTGCCAATCTCGCCGACCGTTGCTCTACAGGTCAGGCGAATCCGCCGCAGCTCTCCGGAAGGTAGGCGCACCACCCCGTAGCCGCGCTCCTTGGCTTGAAGCTGGGCGCTTACTCCAGCGCTGCGCACCAGCTGGCCGCCACGACCCGGTTGGAGCTCAATGTTGTGGATCGTCGTACCGGCCGGGATATTCTCCAGCGGCAAGGCGTTGCCGGGCTTAATGTCAGCGGCCGGGCCGGACTCGATCACGTCGCCGACCCTGCAACCCTGCGGCGCAAGAATGTACCGCTTCTCACCATCTGCGTAGTGCAGAAGAGCGATACGAGCCGATCGATTCGGGTCGTACTCGATATGCGCAACCTTGGCGGGAATGCCGTCCTTGTCGCGCTTGAAATCGATAATGCGATAGCGCCGCTTGTGCCCGCCACCTTGATGACGCGTTGTTATGCGACCGTAAGCATTGCGCCCACCGCTCTTCTTGAGCGGCGCGACAAGCGACCGCTCGGGTTCGCTGCGCGTGATGTCCTCGAACGTTTCGACCGTCATGAAGCGACGGCCGGGCGAGGTCGGCCTGAATCTCTTGATGCCCATTACCTGCCCTCGAAGAATTCGATCTTGTCGCCGGGCGCAAGCTGAACTACAGCTTTCTTCCAGCCGGGCGTGCTGCCGCGTGAGTACCCACGCCGTTTAGGCTTGGACGGCATGTTGGCCGTGGATACACCGACCACCGTCACGTCGAACAGCTGCTTGATCGCCTGAGCGATCATAGTCTTGTGAGCGTCCGAGTGTACCTCGAACGTATAGCGACCCTCATCAATCTGAGCGTAACTCTTCTCAGACACGATGGGCCGAATGATGATCTTCTCCGCTTCTACCATGGTCTACGCCTGATTCAGGGCGGCGAACGCCTTCTCTGTGAGGACCAACGAGCGCGCACGCAGTACCTGCTCAGTCGAGAGCGCACCTGCGTCCGCCGTCTCTGCGTACGACAGGTTGCGCACCGACTTCGTGACGGCGGGCTCGTCGTGGGTCACGACGAGCACCGGCGCAGCGATGTCCAGCTTCACGAGGAAGTCGTTCATCGTCTTCGTGCTTGGCTCGTCGAGATTGAGTTCTGCGGCCACGAACAAACGTCCGTTCTCGGCGCGATTGCTCAAGGCCATCGCCAGCGACTGGCGTACGACTTTCCGGTTAACCTTGATGTCGTATGAACGCGGATGAGGGCCGAATACCACTCCCCCGCCAACTCGCACGGGAGACTTTGCGCTGCCGGCGCGAGCGCGCCCCGTGCCCTTCTGTCGGTAGAGCTTCGCGGTCGAACCCGACACGACACCGCGCGTCTTGGTCGAGGCGGTACCCCGACGGCGAGCTGCCTGCTCCGCCCTAACTACGAGATGAAGCGTATTCACGTTAGCCGCAACCCCGAAGCGTGCACTCTCGAGGTCGCGCGTACCAACCGCCGCGCCACCAGCATCCACAACCGTGGCCTTGCCGGGCGCGCCGCCTGCGTTCGCTGCTACGCTTTCCTCGGTGCCCGTCGGCGTGTTGTTCGTCTCGTCGACAGCCATGATCACCTACCCTCAATGACAACGACGGAGTTCTTCGCGCCGGGAACCGAACCCTTGATGAGCAGGAGGTTGTTCTCGACGTCGCGACGTACGATCTTCAAGCCCCGCTGCGTGACATGCTCTGAGCCCATATGTCCACCCATGCGCATGCCCTTGTAGACACGGCTCGGATAGGCACTGGCACCAATCGAGCCCGGTGCACGAACGTTGTGCGAGCCGTGCGTCTCCGGACCGCGTCCGAAATGGTGCCGGCGTACGGTGCCCTGAAAGCCCTTGCCCTTGCTGACGCCGGCGACGCTCACGGCTTGCCCATCTTCGAACGCCTCGACGGTCACCGTGTCGCCAACCTTAAGATCGCCCAGATCGGCGAACTCCACCAAATGCCTCATGCCGTGCTTGAGTCCTGCCTTCTTGAGGTGACCCAGTTCAGGCTTCGAGATGTGCTTGTCTTTGCACTCCTCGAAGGCCAACTGAGTGGCCTCATACCCGTCGCTCTCGACCGTCTTGACCTGTGTGACGGGGCACGGCCCCGCTTGCACGACGGTAACCGCGACGACGTTGCCGTCGTCGTCGAAGAGCTGGGTCATTCCTACTTTTCTACCAATAATGCCTGTCATCGTCACTACAGCTTGATTTCGATGTGGACGCCAGCCGGCAGATCGAGACGCATCAACTGATCGACCGTCTTCGGTGTCGGCTGATGAATGTCGATGAGCCGCTTGTGTGTGCGGATCTCAAAGTGCTCGCGGGAGTCCTTGTCTTTGAACGGACTCTTGATCACGCAGTACACGTTCTTCTCGGTGGGGAGCGGTACGGGGCCTGAGATAGTCGCCCCGCTTCGCTGCGCTGTCTCCACGATCGACTGCGCACTCCGCTCGATCAACTCGTGATCGTACGACTTCAACCTGATGCGTATCTTCTGCTGAGCCACTCTGGTGCCTTCTCTGTCCTGTTCACGTAGCCGGGTGTGTCGCTGTGTGGGGCGCGTTTCCGCGCCCCACCACCTCGCATCTGCGAACTATTCCAGGATCTTCGTGATCGCTCCGGCGCCCACGGTGCGGCCACCTTCGCGGATTGCAAAGCGCAAGCCCTCTTCCATGGCGATCGGAGTGATGAGCTTCACTTC from Thermoleophilia bacterium encodes:
- the rpsS gene encoding 30S ribosomal protein S19; this encodes MSRSAKKGPFVDERLIKRIVDMNDAGQKKMIKTWSRASTIFPDMVGHTIAVHDGRKHIPVFISESMVGHKLGEFALTRTFRGHIKADRSARR
- the rplB gene encoding 50S ribosomal protein L2 yields the protein MGIKRFRPTSPGRRFMTVETFEDITRSEPERSLVAPLKKSGGRNAYGRITTRHQGGGHKRRYRIIDFKRDKDGIPAKVAHIEYDPNRSARIALLHYADGEKRYILAPQGCRVGDVIESGPAADIKPGNALPLENIPAGTTIHNIELQPGRGGQLVRSAGVSAQLQAKERGYGVVRLPSGELRRIRLTCRATVGEIGNSDHSNIDGGKAGRTRWRGVRPTVRGTAMNPVDHPHGGGEGKTTAGRHPVTPWGVPTLGYRTRANHKQSDKLIIRGRKRGKRG
- the rplW gene encoding 50S ribosomal protein L23 — its product is MVEAEKIIIRPIVSEKSYAQIDEGRYTFEVHSDAHKTMIAQAIKQLFDVTVVGVSTANMPSKPKRRGYSRGSTPGWKKAVVQLAPGDKIEFFEGR
- the rplD gene encoding 50S ribosomal protein L4, giving the protein MAVDETNNTPTGTEESVAANAGGAPGKATVVDAGGAAVGTRDLESARFGVAANVNTLHLVVRAEQAARRRGTASTKTRGVVSGSTAKLYRQKGTGRARAGSAKSPVRVGGGVVFGPHPRSYDIKVNRKVVRQSLAMALSNRAENGRLFVAAELNLDEPSTKTMNDFLVKLDIAAPVLVVTHDEPAVTKSVRNLSYAETADAGALSTEQVLRARSLVLTEKAFAALNQA
- the rplC gene encoding 50S ribosomal protein L3 — encoded protein: MTGIIGRKVGMTQLFDDDGNVVAVTVVQAGPCPVTQVKTVESDGYEATQLAFEECKDKHISKPELGHLKKAGLKHGMRHLVEFADLGDLKVGDTVTVEAFEDGQAVSVAGVSKGKGFQGTVRRHHFGRGPETHGSHNVRAPGSIGASAYPSRVYKGMRMGGHMGSEHVTQRGLKIVRRDVENNLLLIKGSVPGAKNSVVVIEGR
- the rpsJ gene encoding 30S ribosomal protein S10, producing the protein MAQQKIRIRLKSYDHELIERSAQSIVETAQRSGATISGPVPLPTEKNVYCVIKSPFKDKDSREHFEIRTHKRLIDIHQPTPKTVDQLMRLDLPAGVHIEIKL